The genome window CCTCCCTTCAGTATATAACAAGCTTTAGATGTTAATGGCATGTTTTAAACAACTATTGGATTTAATTGCTTACGTTCACATTTTTATAAGGGGGCAGAATTATTTCACAGGTCTGTGGGGAAGGAGGAATGTTTGAGGGGGCTAATTGCTTTGGCGTTTGGTCACAGTGTATTAGTGTAATGCCCAAAATATTCAGCACAGATCTAAATCACATCTAAACCTGATTTAAGACGGAGTACAAAAATGAACCCCGTTCATTTTTGAACGGGGTTTAAGACTTTATGACACGTGGAGTTAAGATTTTTATACTTGAGGTTTTTCTAGAATTGCGCTGGTGTTGGTGGCAGTCGTTGCACGTTTGGACAATTATcccctctggttttggatgctgtgcagctggaaaacCAAAGGggataattgttgtttttttttacaactgggagAAGGTGATTAGCTTCTAAAAAGCttaaataatacctgaactatgaccccaGAACCCAGGGGAGTTGGAAAGCAGGCTgcatggatgcagagcagggcCAAAGAGATGCTCGGCTTTCTAACCAAACAGCCAGACAGAGGTATCAAGAGGAACGGCACAAGCAAATGAGGCAGGTTAGCAGAGCTACATAACTGATGTTGTCATCCAGAACATGATACTGTGGAATATTGTCTCTGCTGCCCTGAAATTGAGCTGTTGGCATATCATGATGGTCATCAGGCTGCCatacagtcttcagtcagaggcttcttcagatttgttgcaagactgactgctaccagaaatccttcctgcccacagcatcaccatccacagtGACATTTTGAATATACTTAGATGATGGGTTATGtcaatatttaatcaaatgGTATTTTTGAACTGATGTATACATTTGTTCACAGATTGCTATTTTAAAATGGATGAAGGGATTATTAAACATACGATTTCACACATTTCATTGTCATTTGTCAAAGTTTAttgtcaaagttaaaaaatgatATATTATATGAtataacaataatataaaataatataatattgtATAATTTTGATTAGCTTACATTTAGACCTGCTCTTGCTCCCCTCTGCTGTCATCTTGCCTCGTAGTTTGTCTATGTGTTTTCTATGTGCATTCtagtttttagtatttttactaAGTGCATTGTagttgttattttgtttatgtaactatgtagttttacttttatttctttagggTGACTTTTACCAGATGTTTGAGGACCTTCGGTGAAAAATAGCCTTCTGGCTTACTCTGGTAAATGTCAATAACATGCACTGTCtctaaaataactaaataaattcaaatttaaataaaattattagtattgttataaaaatatttaaataaaaatagtaaaatctCAACAGTTGGACAACTAGATAACATCTAAAATGTAGTGTACTCCAGTATAAATGCATGAGCATCTAATACAAACACAGAAGTAAACATTACCTATGTTGGCACGCCTCTTGATGTCTTTACGGCGGTTGGCGAACCAGTTGTAGACCTTGAGAGACGTAACTCTCTCCAAATCAGACAGCTTCTTtcctgccacacacacacgtgaCCTCTGGACTACCTGCTTCATTGTCTCCATGATTACAATACAAAGTATGATGCAGTCGAACAGTTTGTGGTAAATAAAAGTTGGCGAACATAATACCTGGTTTTTGAATGACAGCATTGCAGGCAGTGGCAATCTCCTCCCTCTTTGCTTCGTCGGGATACTGGTTATCACTGAAGTAGCTGTTTATACATAATCACATTCATTACAGGCAAGTCCTTTTACTGTACCTGCAATCAGTGAACGTTCTCGCATGTCACAGCACAGCCACAGACTTGAATATATAGACACGTTTGCATGTTAAAGTTTATAGCTGGAAACAGGCcatccatagccgcgctgcTGCAGTAGATCAATGCTgttaaaatgaaacctggagatgtaagTATTATTAATTCAGTGCGGTGTGCCTCAGCAAAGCAGAAAGAAACGCAGAAAACCCTTGAAtcactcaaaaccactcctattCTTTGTTTATCATGCTCTCTGCATTGGCTATGCTACACATAAACCTGTTGTCATAGCGACTGACTGACAACACCTCCACAGgtttcaacaccaaaaaacatgcaaacgtttcccacacaaagaacattCAGTGCAACATTATAGGCTCGATGttcattttgtgattattaagaAGAGATCATATGAACAccgcggtggttgattagctcatttaaacacctgctctactgaagATGTGTGGAtcgcctttttttttatgaaccaaaacaaaccgagttccacagcacatctacatgttaaggttgtcatagTCAGGCTAGCATAGTTGACTTACCTCTCTCACCcaagccatttttctttttattaaaacttttcactGACCTGTGACATGTGATACCCTTGGTCCCTGTTATCTAGTTGTTGATATGTTGATAATTAGTAGCAATGCCCTgcatccttttttcttttacatcagcCGTACATTTAAGATTAAGCGCATTATGCTGACAACTcgacagctaaaaccaatggtgGTCATCAGTGGCTAGCAGTCTTGTTGATCTTGTGTGAGTTACTTCACACACGTCTATAGATCCATTcgataaattagaatattattgaaaagttaatttattgcaggaactttatcactcagtgaaacacattacatagagtaattacacacagacggagcttgatttatttctgttaattatgattattttttgtttagagTTAATAAAGACATgactttaaaattagaatattaccaaaaacagttttaatacaGAACTGTAGCCTTAATGAAAATTAAGTTTAATACCTGCTGAACTTGACAGGTTTAAATGTGCTTCACTGGGtcccatattctaatttattgaatatggcTGTACGTTTATATGAACACTCAAAGTTTCCAACAGGAAGCACAAGCTACTGTAAAATCTTGATTTTGTTGCTCACCTCTCCATGACAGCCAGACACTCCTTCCTCCAGGTGAATCTGCTGCCCCGTCTCAGCCGGAAGCCCCCAGGGGCCGAGGCGAACGGTGGGGGGGTCTGGTGCCAGTCCATCATATCCTCCAGAGCCAGCGGGGCCGCCCGCATGGCCAGAGTGGCGCCTGTTGTTACGCAGATTGTTAGCTTGCAGAAGTTTAACCCGAACCCACATTAAGAAGGTTCTTGTTCACAAATGGTTACCGGGGTTCGTCTTCTCCAGCTGGTACCAGCGAAAGAAGGCCCGTTTCTTCTGCTCGCTGAGGTCCGACCCCTGCTGGAGGAGCCAGTGGGAGATCCGACTCTGACTGATCCCTGGAGGATGACGACTACGTGTCACTCGGTAGGGCTTGTCaagcactttttttgttttttgttttactctagTGTTTCGTCGGACCAACACTCACCTGTTACCTGAGCAACCACGGCCTGGGAGATCCGTCTGTTCGCCAGGAAGGACTTGATCTCCTCTTTGATCACACTGCTGTCCCTCCTACAATACACAGCCACAAAGTACAAAACCTATCTAAATCTACAACATCAGAGGAGAACATTAGTTCACACTTATAGCATGCAGGTAGCAGAAACAGTGTCTAAAAACGTGTGTAGGTGTGAGGATGTCTGAAGATAATGTTGTTTGCTCTGCCTCTAGTTTGAATTCATcttcacacattttcaaatcaataCTACCGAGATGCTGCGGCCCGACTGCAGATGAGACGCATCAgagtacgtgtgtgtgtgtgtgtgtacatgtgtgtgtgtttgtgattcAGACTGATATGATCCTCTGACTGAATGCAGCTTTATCTACCAGGGCTGGGCGatactgcttaaaaataacatctaaatttttttttaaccggatctgattttaatttatttttttctcgctttctttactaaaaaaaaaataaaaaattcaaaaagtggCTTTCATTTCAATCGTTGCTTTCTGTAAGTATCAGAAAGCGATGCTACGATCCTATCAGGGTTAGGCTCTGGATATTTTTGAttacttataaaaaatgtattatatgATATTAGCAGATTAAGGACACCATTATACAAGTAAAATTGTCTTAaaagttgacctgaattcaaagtccaacaAATAGATAGAATCTGACAAACAAGATAGCCGCCCTGGGCGTGCTGACATGACTCTGAATTATGGAAACTCAAGGAGTgcattaatggaaaaaaaatccagattttctaaaaaatgaaatcttcaacaatcaaaaattcaattaaaatcaataaaattaatttatcacCCAGCCCTAATGTACTTTAAAAGTGTTCATCTCTTTCAGACtgcatttaaaaactttatttttatcaaagaCTTTTGCATTTGGTCCTTCTTAGAATAATACTATGTAAACGACTacgtttggttttcttttgatCTGGCTCTTTTTTGATATTGGTTCATCTTCTTCTAAGTCTGGTCACATCTTACCTCATCAAGAACTCCACTTTATCATCCAGATCCAAGTCTTCCTCACTGGCCTCAAACCCAAAGCCCGGTGCAGTCACGCTGCCTCCGACCAGAGGAAACCGCGGCGGAGAAAGCTTCCCGTTGGCGACGGCGCCAAGTCCATTCTGGACAACAACCGGCGAGGCTGTCGGGACCGGCAGAGGCGGGGAGGCGGTGTCCAAGTTGTTGCCAGGTGACAGGGAGAGTCGATTGTCCGGAAAAACCGTCTGAGTGGAGGCGCAAGTGGTGGACGAAGAGGCAGAGACGGAGTTGGAGGAAGACAAGGAAGACGAGGGCGGCAGGTAGGAAGCTTTGCGGGCCTGCTTGTGGTCATTCTGTTGGTCCAGGTGATCGAGCGTGTCCAGGGCGTGGAGGACCTCCACCTGAGTAATGCCGGTCCGTCGGAGCCTCTGGAGGAGATCGATCTGTTCGATGGTGAAGCGAGGCTCCTCACTCTGCTGGAACATCCTGGAAAACATCAAGATAAGAAAGAGTTCAAAGTTGGAGCGCGCAGCAATTGCAATATTCTGTGCAATCACCAACGtttaaaaaacctgacctgccgattcagatattttttaaacaacctGTCATATGTTATAAGGTCACAATTAGGGATGCACGATATATCGGCAGTAACATCAGTATCTGCCTATATGAGTAATTTTAACAGATCAGTATCAGCCCACAACAAACTGCCGATATTAACGAcctgtatttatttccatcttgttgccgtCTGTtactttgagttgtttttttcccaaacgTGTCAAAACGGTGTGGAAATATATACGATATAGGTAAATATCGGTTATGGGTCATAAAATCAGTATTAATACTGGATCTCGATActggcccaaattttcatattggCACATCCCTAGTCAATAAAGACTTTCAATGTTccatgaaacaataaaaaaaacttattgtGCTATATACAAGTGTTGGGTACATAAAGGAGGCTCCTCTCTAGAAGGTACCACAGACAGTGGATAAGGCCATCAGTAGCAGAGCATTGTGTTACAAGTAGGGCTTGTGATATATCACTAAGATATATGAAATATTAGTATCTCAAAAGACTGTTTGGAATGtattatttcttgtttgttgGCTTCTATATTTGAAGAGTCAGGAAATTGCAGCATATAGTGAATCCTTAATGTCTGATGACCTCTACTCATTGTTTAGAGTGGCGGTCAGACAATCCACCAACTGGCTGATGATATTACTGCTTTTGTGATTTGAGATGACCAAGTCAGCATTTTACTGGAGGGCTTGTTATACTATATGTTTTGCAGAAACTGACTTGTGTcggttttatttcaatttaacaataaaaagtaaCCAGAAAAATTCCTGGAAGAAATTTTGGCCCGAAaactgggagtagtgatggactcagacctgaactttcagagacacataaagaacatttccaggaataaaggactaatgtctcagtgAGATCTAAAGAAaatcatccatgtgtttatctttagtggcattgattactgcaacagtgtcttcacagatctgcctaaaaaaaaaaaattagacagctgcagctgatccagaacgtggctgctggcgttctgactaaaaccaggaaaatGGAGCACATCGCCCCAGGTCTGAAGTCTTCCACTGCTCACTGTAGCTCAGAGGACGGATTTTAAACTACTGtagttagtttataaatcactgaatgatttagcaccaaaatgcattaaagatctgttgtcATATCAGCCTTCCAGACTTGTTTGTATGTTAATATCAGTATTTGAGCTTCAAATCCTGTCAAAAATCTTGAACCTGGGGTTACAATCAATGGTCCACGAAAAagtaaagcttttattttgaaatgaaaaatcacaATATGATAGTATTAGCAATTTGCTATAGAGAACAAACAACCTACTTTCCTAAATGTAGGCCTTATGCTCATATCAACGGTATTAAGTAACAGTCTAACAGTATACCCTATTAGCTAAAAGTAGGCAACACTATGTCTCATGCTGACTTCAACTAATATGCTATTTTTTAGTGAAAATGCTAAAATTGGTTAACCTGCTAACTTAGGAGGTTAGACAAAAACAGCAAGTTGACAGTTGGAGGTGAAAGCACTATGATGTGGGGATACTTCTGTCAAGCTGGGAGAAAGTagatggtcagagttgatgtaaaaaaattgATGGACAAAACACAGGACAATACTATAAAGAAATCTATTAAATGGTTGAAAACCAGCCCCCAAGACTCAGCCAAGGGTTTACGTCTAGCAACCCAAAACATATAGCCATAGCTGTAGTGGAATGGCTTAGATCTTTTCATGACTTACAATGGTCAGAGTCAATCTTTAGCAAAACTTTAAAGCATATGTCCACAGACTCCCTCTGTTCAATCTGACTGAAACATAATATACAGCATGTAACGATTAAAAAACAATCTCAACTCTTGAGGAGTTAAGactaataaaacaaaccaaagaatGACTGCTTTAAATTTACATGTCAGCTTCTTAACTGCAGCGTTACAAACTaaaacgcacacacacgcacacacagcaGCCCCTTGAACAGCGCTCTGCAGCTGCTATCCAGATATGAAGTGCATTCCTCCAGATTCAATCAGGCTTTTATTTGAGCAGAGACGTTTTCAACCCCAGTAATCATATAACGTTATGCAAATGGCCCCAGTTCTGCGTGTGCTTATTGTGTTGTGTTCCATGatttcaaaaggaaaatgaacCCCGAGTTCGATGCAGCTTCAGCCTGGAAAATGTACATTCTAATCATTGGTTGTATTTTTGTTGCGCCTCGACTCTTAAAGCATACAGTCactgaattaaactgaaaaaaaagaaaagctgcccTGATAATAACAACAAAGCCGGTCTGTGCTAGAGGTGGGGCGGGAGGGGGAGGGAGCAGAGTAAGATAAACAGAAATAAGAGATAACGCATCCGTCTTAATGCGTTTCTTTCTGGAGCAAAGAGAGAGACAAGAAACAGGcaacagaagaaaattaaagtcagCAGGCAGATTGACGcatataaaaagaaatggagatagagggtgtgtgagtgtgtgtgagggggtgtgtgtgcgcgtgtgctTGTGTGTCTTAGGAAAAATGCCAAGAAAATTTTACATCTCTGGCAGCCAAGCTACATAGtttctcttcctgctgcagaGGATGACTCATGGTATATCAAATCAGACTGAAACAAATAACAGAGAGCTGCAGAATTACAGCAAAATGGGCTTGTGTTGGTAAATTATTTATGAGGGAATATGCACGTTGTCAATCTGCATTAAATTACTTCCAGGTCTGATTTAAAAGGTGATACGGCTCAACAGATATGCACTAAAAATAGCAGCTGCAACGTCGTGCAAAAAAACAGAATCCTTAGAACCTCTTCGCATTGTGTCGCAGTACAATGGAcaaacttttaaagattttattgggaTCTTATGTGCCAGACTGACACAATGTAGTGCATAACTGTGAGGAGGATGGAAAATATgctattttcaaactttttttacttttatttcattttacaaaacaaaccaatATGGCCGTTATGGAAGAGTCATAAGAAGGAAACCATTCCTGAAATAAGTCCAATTCACAGTTTGCCACAAGACATATAAATGACACAGTAAAAAAACTGATTATCTTAGGCAACATGTAAACATTATCACAAAACAGTGCCACAGTGTaacaaggtggtggcagcatcatgctgtggggatgctagTCGGAGTTGATGAGAAGAGGAACTAACAGAGCTAAAAACAAGAGAATCCTGTGTTGGGGGTGAAAAAGAGTTCAGACTGCAGGGAGAATGTTACACTTTAACTAGGATAGCGAGTCTGAACATACAAAGTTGCAATGGAgtggtttagatcaaatcatATTCATGCGTTAGAATGGCCATGTCAAAGTCCAATCTTAAATCCGACTGGGAATCTGACAAGACATGAAAATTCATAGTCAACCTAACCTGCAAAAGATGGTTTTACAGAAGACTCTGGGTAATTAAATAGAtccaaatgcatgccacactttacagatttttacatgtaaaaaaaataaaataaaatcatgtatTCCTTTTCTTACTCTTCACAAtactttctgtttgtctctgGCATAggattcaaataaaacacattgtggTTGACCTGTGACAAGCTAAAGGAgtgcaaatacttttgaaagCTTCTGCAACACTGGAAAgcttatatttttcttattagaaTCTTTTTTCTCTGGTTTATTCTACTGTATTTACAGCTCATCTGAGATTGATTTTTCAAAAACCATGTGTGGCTTTGTGACTTGCACGATGTAGATCTGACATTGAGAGAGAGTGTGAGGAACATGTTTCGTCATCTTCCTTTGTGCAGATGTTTCCAGGCTGCACGAGTCCGAGCCTCAGAAACTCCTCAAGACGACGGCCTGAAACCGACTGGGAGGCTCAGATGCCAAAGCGTGCGGAGAACGACGGGGTCAATCCTATAAAGCTGACAAGACGCTGGTAGCTTCTTGTAAAGTGTGTCCAAAGCAGTGTGGGGATTACATGAAAGTGCACGCGCTGCCAGAATATTTTGACCCGGCGGCTCAAAACTCTGCATTTCAAAACGACAAGCGAGATGATCGGGAGACGAAGCTTTAGTGGTGATTCCAGTTAATGAGGTTGACCTCTGTCTGAGGATTACACAATAAtcaagactaaaataaaaataaaataaataactatgtAGCTCTGATAACTCTAAGTTCTCAGTCCTGCACACACAAACCTTCCACACCATTCTGACCTCAGCCTTCCTACACACTTTTCCTCTCAAAATTAAGTAGTTTTCCAGACTCAATTTCCCAGCATGCTTTCCTTTATAGTCCATTCTTAACATAAGTGGGTCGATAAATAGATGATGGGTGGTTAGGGGTGGGCAATATGGGCTtagaattttatcacaatattttgtgatactattgtaagaataaaaatgataattaaaaaaaactattcattttttttaggCACCTATATGGCTGTGCCTGCAATAGCGCAACAAAAATGTTCCCATTTGAATAGGCTTCTTCAGGATGCCACTAACTTAAAGTGTGATTTAAATTGCACATTGACTacttttaatcacattttttaaagtactgatatttatttatgctctTTTGAAACAAACAGTCGATAAAATAGCAAGAATAACATTTCTGATAATACTGTCAGTTCAGGAGAGGTTTTTATTAGACATCGTTAATTGAAATTTATCGAGACAACGATAAATCGAAATTCTCatcatgatgatttttttttttttttaaagataaacgCTCACCGCTACACGGAACGACggaaaaaatataacttttaaacAAGTGGGATTGGAAACACAAATATTCACCATCCCATACTACATTTTACCACCTTTAATAAGccctggaaaacatttaaaccatcTTCCAGAGTTTCCCGGAGACTGTGTGGGACATTTGGATCCTGTGTGCTTTTCTCCCAAAATAACTCGATGCCCGCTGAACTCGATCTCTCCACCGAAAGAAGAGCATAAACTTGTTAAACAATAACTGTACAGCAGGGGCTGAACCCAGTGAACTGGCCGTCCAGGCTTCTTACCCAGACGTGGCATGGGGAGCGTGTTCTGCTGCACACATATGGAAGCAAAGATCGTCTTTACGACCGGACTGGCGGCTGAAACCGCATCAAGAAAAACACCAACCGCTGCTTAAAGTGGCCAGAGGTTACACTGTGGGTGTCTCTAGGAGGTGCGGGGTTTATTACGATCAATTTCATGACCAATTGCGTAAAAGTACCCTGGGTTACAGTCCTTAAGCCTTGCTTAAACATAAACGTctgcgcaaaaaaaaaaaaaaaaaaaaatgtcctcgcgcatatatttttgtttaattacgcATAAAACACGCGCCTGAACGGTGTTATTAACGTTTACCAACGGTTAGGAAAAGTTGACTTTGCGTTAGGCTACCGACAAACTGTATGTATACCGATAATAAGTCAAAATGTCCCGTTTTCTTCAGCTGAAACCGTATAGGAGGCGTGAAACTAACCAGCCGAGGAAAACCCCGCGGCTCTGGGGGTTTTTAAGGAGTTTGCAGTTATCACCTTactgggagagagagaaaaaaaaaagggggaaatgCATCGGGGCTAGCAGCCGCAGCTGGAGCGTTTGAAGACAGCAGTTGTTAGAGCTGAGACACTCACCTTATTCCAGTCCGAGAGCCTCCACAGATGTTAGTTTGAGCATATATCTGCCGCCTCGGAGCGCAGAGACTCGGGGACTGTCACAGTTTTCCCAAAATGTCTCCCCCCTGCTTCTAATTGGGTTTCAATCCGCCGTCAGACAGATTCGCCTTTTGTCCGGCAGACAGACGCCATATTGACACTATGACGCGAAGGCCGACGGGAGTGGTAGTTCAAAGGGTTTACTGTACCAGAAGTCCATACGGCGGGTAGTTTATTATGGACAAGGTGATCAGTAccacaaaaaagttttttgttttttttttatattcagtataGATATCTCCTAATTTTTTCCCTTCAGGAAGTAaagtatgtaaatatatttcaccGAGTTATCACTTAGCTAACTTCAGTAAAACTACACCTGCACAGTatttggaaaacacataacTGAGATATtactattaaattaaatttaatttttttgccatttaaacGTCTTCTCTAATTATCTTTTTATTCAATGTCCCACCATCAGAAAGTtaagaataaattatttcattgcCCTTACATCAAATCCATCCAACTTATATATTAGCATGAAGCGAGCATCAATACATCACACTTCAAAGATAACAATCTACTGCATCAGTGATATCAGAAGCAATGATTGCAATATAGTGTGTCACACTATATTGCAACACTATATTGTACTCCACAATATGTTGTATGTCTATACTGTGACAATATAGACTGTATGTCTTTATTGTAAGACATACAAAAACTGaatacagctttttttttgtggtaacATGCCCATATAAAAGATCTCAATACGCTTCCTTCAAAATCAACTTAATGACAAAAAGAGTGAGTACACAGGAAATGGTGTAATTTGGAAGTAATTCAGCACAGATTTGTTAATCGTTTGCTTCTAAAGGAACCTAGCACATTTAAAATCGACTCGCTGCAGGAAAGGATAAAACGGCTGTCGAGCGTGAAACCTCACCGACAGAACCATCTGCCAACTCCATTGCCCAGTTTGTCTGGTATtctaattattgcaataaagtCAGATGATCTGTCTGTGTTTCATTACCGTCTCCTTAACTGGGTGGTTACCCGTTTTGACTGGGACTCTCGTGAAAAAGGGAGCTGAACTCCTCTGTGTCTTCTGTTGCGGCAGCTGTTTTTAACTCCAGAATGCCACTAAGGAGGCCGGAAAACAACAACTAAGGAGAAAAGCATTAATTTCGGGGAACAACACATGGTCAAAAGAAATGATCGTAAAATCTGGAGAATGCATGAAGTGTGGCTTctacaaatggaaaacaatgcttaaaaaccttcagaagcaaaaacaacCTGAACATTCATACAATGAAATTCACCTGGACTCAGTCTCACATTAactggattcttttttttatttaagtaatgaAATACAATATTAAATTGATATAAAATCACTACTTGCTGTATATCCTTTCAAACATAAATCTCATCACAACATTTAACAACACAACTAGGCAGTGAAAgcagtgtaatttatttattgaaaattgtCTACAGTACAGTATAAAAATAGCTTAATTTCACTAATGGCTACAGAGTCGGCTAACAGTTTCTAAGAGGGGACCCAGATGTTGCCGTGAGTGTCCGGTTCCTGGCTGTATGGGATATTCCAGATCCATGGCT of Xiphophorus couchianus chromosome 4, X_couchianus-1.0, whole genome shotgun sequence contains these proteins:
- the LOC114143400 gene encoding homeobox-containing protein 1-like isoform X2, with protein sequence MFQQSEEPRFTIEQIDLLQRLRRTGITQVEVLHALDTLDHLDQQNDHKQARKASYLPPSSSLSSSNSVSASSSTTCASTQTVFPDNRLSLSPGNNLDTASPPLPVPTASPVVVQNGLGAVANGKLSPPRFPLVGGSVTAPGFGFEASEEDLDLDDKVEFLMRRDSSVIKEEIKSFLANRRISQAVVAQVTGISQSRISHWLLQQGSDLSEQKKRAFFRWYQLEKTNPGATLAMRAAPLALEDMMDWHQTPPPFASAPGGFRLRRGSRFTWRKECLAVMESYFSDNQYPDEAKREEIATACNAVIQKPGKKLSDLERVTSLKVYNWFANRRKDIKRRANIAAILESHGIEVESPGGQSNGDEVDGNDFPDQGCDVSLFDKRASARQFGFSRADLSSPTQVPPQLPSWFSALARGGQRGASLIGRSLLSGAGSQAEGSRMTGASWSPPSPSLQDDTGLHVVLSEPQDPATSEKTAAGRGSPASANQADAGNQIKTESVDDD
- the LOC114143400 gene encoding homeobox-containing protein 1-like isoform X3, which codes for MFQQSEEPRFTIEQIDLLQRLRRTGITQVEVLHALDTLDHLDQQNDHKQARKASYLPPSSSLSSSNSVSASSSTTCASTQTVFPDNRLSLSPGNNLDTASPPLPVPTASPVVVQNGLGAVANGKLSPPRFPLVGGSVTAPGFGFEASEEDLDLDDKVEFLMRRDSSVIKEEIKSFLANRRISQAVVAQVTGISQSRISHWLLQQGSDLSEQKKRAFFRWYQLEKTNPGATLAMRAAPLALEDMMDWHQTPPPFASAPGGFRLRRGSRFTWRKECLAVMESYFSDNQYPDEAKREEIATACNAVIQKPGKKLSDLERVTSLKVYNWFANRRKDIKRRANIAILESHGIEVESPGGQSNGDEVDGNDFPDQGCDVSLFDKRASARQFGFSRADLSSPTQVPPQLPSWFSALARGGQRGASLIGRSLLSGAGSQAEGSRMTGASWSPPSPSLQDDTGLHVVLSEPQDPATSEKTAAGRGSPASANQADAGNQIKTESVDDD
- the LOC114143400 gene encoding homeobox-containing protein 1-like isoform X1, which produces MFQQSEEPRFTIEQIDLLQRLRRTGITQVEVLHALDTLDHLDQQNDHKQARKASYLPPSSSLSSSNSVSASSSTTCASTQTVFPDNRLSLSPGNNLDTASPPLPVPTASPVVVQNGLGAVANGKLSPPRFPLVGGSVTAPGFGFEASEEDLDLDDKVEFLMRRDSSVIKEEIKSFLANRRISQAVVAQVTGISQSRISHWLLQQGSDLSEQKKRAFFRWYQLEKTNPGATLAMRAAPLALEDMMDWHQTPPPFASAPGGFRLRRGSRFTWRKECLAVMESYFSDNQYPDEAKREEIATACNAVIQKPGKKLSDLERVTSLKVYNWFANRRKDIKRRANIEAAILESHGIEVESPGGQSNGDEVDGNDFPDQGCDVSLFDKRASARQFGFSRADLSSPTQVPPQLPSWFSALARGGQRGASLIGRSLLSGAGSQAEGSRMTGASWSPPSPSLQDDTGLHVVLSEPQDPATSEKTAAGRGSPASANQADAGNQIKTESVDDD